One segment of Rickettsiales bacterium Ac37b DNA contains the following:
- a CDS encoding Ankyrin repeat protein: MTIKEYRQHSEIDPHWNKWVLIRNNIAHSKSFGSLVNSPNIIYSNLQECFMLKEKIAVLLKDHNFEILSKNFPNSLPQEEKSTKSKVIEKPEFHKLENIRKNKEAIIKAEKIKQDEQFLETEFQKSLAIKQSKLLKLDEEDRQWHNLINGIFEHNVEAVSEVLKNYKGDINKNIKFTLRSSIDNNLLFYLQDYSDLAQNVILIKALPSITSPEQVIYLTPLAIAIKTEDSTENLEICTLLKAHNPNPNVLIIDDVGKLHPLLHDAIVLSSEKKVRLLLELGANPDAVDYRGLTALKFAVIKYTKENIMENIIDNLIEYGVNLDFKPNLEYSTYMNTITKSINMNALQVCSANHTNTHIALKIIKTALLQGGLYYACKLMHEPYRIVQEKEDSQLIYINNRDTLRDCMDRSDNHSMKKLGRLMTNIVQIGIEGNLETRRLYIDIVENNHEQVTSFFKEKSPEEICKIFSHKIQITVSKYFEGLTALTLANELQHISMLTSLKEIYSDALKTVQQQNKYQAMIKNEHSQESTLQRM, translated from the coding sequence TTGACTATAAAAGAATATAGGCAGCATTCTGAGATTGATCCTCATTGGAATAAATGGGTTCTTATCCGAAATAATATAGCTCATAGCAAATCTTTTGGTAGTTTAGTTAACAGCCCGAACATTATCTATTCTAATTTACAAGAATGCTTTATGTTAAAAGAAAAGATAGCAGTCCTTTTAAAAGATCACAATTTTGAAATCTTAAGCAAGAATTTTCCTAATTCTTTACCTCAAGAAGAAAAATCTACTAAGAGTAAAGTTATAGAGAAACCTGAATTTCATAAGTTAGAAAATATTAGAAAAAATAAAGAAGCCATAATTAAGGCAGAAAAAATCAAACAAGATGAACAATTTTTGGAAACAGAATTTCAGAAGAGTCTAGCCATCAAACAATCAAAACTACTCAAGTTAGATGAAGAAGATAGACAATGGCATAACCTTATAAATGGAATTTTTGAGCATAATGTAGAAGCTGTAAGTGAAGTACTCAAAAATTATAAAGGTGATATTAATAAAAATATAAAATTTACCTTAAGATCTAGTATAGATAATAATCTGTTATTTTATCTCCAAGATTATTCAGACCTCGCACAAAATGTTATACTTATAAAGGCTCTTCCTTCAATTACTTCACCTGAGCAAGTAATATATTTAACACCGTTAGCTATTGCCATCAAAACTGAAGACTCTACCGAAAATTTGGAAATATGTACTTTATTAAAGGCTCATAATCCTAATCCGAATGTATTAATAATAGACGATGTTGGAAAACTACATCCTCTATTACATGACGCTATAGTATTAAGTAGTGAAAAAAAAGTTAGATTATTATTAGAATTAGGAGCGAATCCTGATGCTGTAGATTATAGAGGACTTACTGCATTGAAGTTTGCTGTAATAAAGTACACAAAAGAAAATATAATGGAAAACATAATTGATAATTTAATTGAATATGGAGTCAATTTAGATTTTAAACCTAATCTTGAATACTCTACATATATGAATACTATAACTAAATCTATCAATATGAATGCTTTACAAGTATGTAGCGCAAACCATACTAATACTCATATTGCTTTAAAGATAATTAAAACAGCTTTATTGCAAGGTGGTTTATATTATGCTTGCAAGTTAATGCATGAACCATACCGAATTGTGCAAGAAAAAGAAGACTCTCAACTAATATATATAAATAATCGAGATACCCTAAGAGATTGTATGGACAGAAGTGATAACCATTCAATGAAAAAATTAGGTAGATTAATGACAAATATAGTACAAATAGGTATAGAGGGTAATCTGGAGACTAGAAGACTTTATATAGATATAGTAGAAAATAATCATGAGCAAGTCACAAGTTTCTTTAAAGAAAAATCACCAGAAGAAATTTGTAAAATTTTTAGTCATAAAATCCAGATTACTGTATCTAAATATTTTGAGGGTCTCACTGCTCTTACTTTAGCTAACGAATTACAGCATATATCTATGTTAACTTCTTTAAAAGAAATATATTCAGACGCTTTAAAGACAGTGCAACAGCAAAATAAATACCAAGCTATGATTAAAAATGAACACTCTCAAGAATCTACACTCCAGAGGATGTAA
- the wecA gene encoding Undecaprenyl-phosphate alpha-N-acetylglucosaminyl 1-phosphate transferase — protein MSINYYLICISIIVFILSYFGTKYMVQLMPKLKIMAIPESRSNHMLPTPVGGGVAIISSTIIGLCLLSTIIQIDVYVIQIILLSLPLVLISFIDDVKNISIFIRLVLHITVSICAIMLIPSNNLIFNGLFPYTTDRIFASLLLAWFINCYNFMDGIDGMAGCETIHISISILLLNLITHTLSISFNYLNVFIILSSCGFLIWNWHPARIFMGDTGSITLGFILGCTLLHIASKGLFLQALLIPLYYILDAGITMVRRLITKQNIFKAHSEHFFQQAVRRGLSHATVVKKVILLNLVLLLLTLISVIIKL, from the coding sequence ATGAGTATAAATTATTATTTAATATGTATTAGTATCATAGTATTTATATTATCCTATTTTGGCACCAAATATATGGTTCAGCTTATGCCAAAACTCAAAATAATGGCCATACCAGAATCACGTAGTAACCACATGCTACCAACCCCAGTAGGTGGAGGGGTCGCAATAATCTCATCCACCATAATAGGATTATGTTTACTTTCAACGATCATTCAAATAGATGTGTATGTCATACAGATTATTCTCTTATCTTTACCTCTTGTATTAATTTCATTTATTGATGATGTAAAAAATATTAGCATTTTCATTAGATTAGTATTACATATTACTGTATCAATCTGTGCTATAATGTTAATACCTAGTAATAATCTAATATTTAACGGTTTATTTCCATATACAACTGACCGCATTTTTGCTAGCTTATTACTAGCATGGTTTATTAATTGTTATAATTTTATGGATGGTATAGATGGAATGGCCGGATGCGAAACTATACATATTTCCATATCTATTTTATTATTAAATTTAATAACACATACTTTAAGCATAAGTTTTAATTACTTGAATGTATTTATTATATTATCAAGTTGTGGTTTTTTAATTTGGAACTGGCATCCAGCTAGAATTTTTATGGGTGATACAGGCAGTATTACACTTGGCTTTATATTAGGATGTACTTTACTACATATAGCAAGCAAAGGCTTGTTTCTACAAGCTTTACTTATTCCACTATATTATATACTTGATGCCGGAATTACCATGGTCCGAAGATTAATTACTAAACAAAACATATTTAAAGCCCATTCAGAACATTTTTTTCAACAAGCGGTACGGCGTGGTTTATCACATGCGACTGTAGTGAAAAAAGTGATTTTACTAAATCTAGTGTTATTATTACTAACACTAATTAGTGTGATCATTAAATTATAA
- a CDS encoding carbamoyl phosphate synthase-like protein produces the protein MSLINKKTKVCVFPAGTEIGLEIYRSLNGIKSLELIGANTIEDSSFLLYLNYINVDFDINSIDLAIKLAALCNKYQIDILIPAHDEVIYKLSSKQALFNNTILFMPSAETCEILRFKSKTYKHFKDFISVPKQFSQEDLSAIQNKVFVKPDNGQGSKGTILCENGIEALKYLNNNPDLIATEFLPGDEYTIDCYSNKDGKLLCAVARKRSKIAGGIAITSEVIPSTQNMEFIEMASTINKHIPLWGVWFFQVKRNQHGKLTLLEIANRVPGSYSLSRSQGVNGLEIQLYEALGHHITELPKLPYMGTLYRHLTCQVLLGLNFSCIYVDFDDTIIQNGKVNYLLIAQLYRWRSNNYQIILLTRHKGNLTQSLYEYGLYSLFHKIHHILTEQPKSDFIQHHDAIFIDDSFKERTEVANTKQIYCFSPESAILIAD, from the coding sequence ATGAGCTTGATTAATAAAAAAACTAAAGTATGTGTATTCCCTGCAGGGACAGAAATTGGTCTTGAAATTTACCGTTCATTAAATGGTATAAAATCCTTGGAGTTAATAGGCGCCAATACTATAGAAGATTCTTCTTTTCTATTATACCTTAATTATATTAATGTGGATTTTGATATTAACTCAATTGACTTGGCAATTAAGCTAGCAGCTTTATGCAACAAATATCAAATCGACATTTTAATTCCTGCACACGATGAGGTTATATATAAACTATCCTCTAAACAAGCCTTATTTAATAACACTATTCTATTTATGCCCTCTGCTGAGACTTGTGAAATTTTACGGTTTAAATCTAAAACATATAAGCATTTTAAAGATTTTATTTCTGTACCAAAACAATTTTCTCAAGAAGATCTTTCTGCAATCCAAAATAAAGTCTTTGTTAAACCTGATAATGGGCAAGGTTCTAAAGGCACCATATTGTGTGAAAATGGTATTGAAGCTTTAAAATACCTAAATAATAACCCAGATTTAATTGCTACTGAATTTCTTCCAGGAGATGAATATACTATTGACTGTTATAGTAACAAAGATGGTAAGTTACTATGCGCAGTAGCACGAAAACGTAGTAAAATTGCTGGTGGTATTGCCATCACTAGTGAAGTTATACCATCAACACAAAATATGGAATTTATAGAGATGGCCTCCACTATCAATAAACATATCCCTTTATGGGGAGTATGGTTTTTTCAAGTAAAAAGAAATCAACACGGAAAACTAACCTTATTAGAAATAGCAAACAGAGTGCCAGGATCTTACAGCCTTAGTCGCTCTCAAGGTGTTAATGGCTTAGAAATTCAACTTTATGAAGCTTTAGGTCACCATATCACTGAGCTACCTAAACTACCCTATATGGGCACATTATATAGGCATCTAACTTGCCAAGTTTTATTAGGCTTAAATTTTTCATGTATATATGTTGATTTTGACGATACAATTATCCAAAATGGCAAAGTTAATTATCTATTAATTGCCCAATTATATCGCTGGCGTTCAAATAATTATCAAATTATTCTTTTAACAAGGCACAAAGGAAATCTAACTCAGTCTTTATATGAGTATGGTTTATATTCTTTATTTCACAAGATCCATCATATTTTAACTGAACAACCAAAATCAGATTTCATTCAACATCATGATGCAATATTTATTGATGATTCTTTTAAAGAACGTACTGAAGTTGCAAACACCAAACAGATATACTGTTTTTCCCCTGAATCAGCTATTTTAATAGCTGATTAG
- a CDS encoding outer membrane autotransporter barrel protein, which produces MNTLYVTDLVSNNIQIFDNNGNFLNKLDSSSIPPVIISQPSDIAIDNADNIYVSELSGRMTTIYSTPIPINHFGLPGSGKDQFNGPRGIHVTNYGTIYVADSANRRIVVLFEPNSWTTAGTTILGTLPLNQNLTLQNGYNLQIQPMIDTTSSTPITSDGKLSVISGATLTANNGSSITARSMEIDNTSTFNLNDGSTFSITEDIISNGTWQIQGARTISNNVTGTGQISKTNPGELAFDSNSVTADTVNIQQGSFKLTNATLNATTNLSSTVPLTIEDSATLTGSIVSTDNIIKTGNGEALFDNNDVTANNLDIQQGDVRTINTSFYTPINIATNSNLYLEGVNVMNNNITGTGNIVKTGIGESVFEAATSIAANNLNIEEGSLRFVDSTLNITNPINIAFGAGLVIDFDSAISTNITGAGNITKRALGELSFNFNEVTANSLDVQQGSLKLNNVRLTTNTTITSGSPLTIEGNNTVIGNITSNASLIKTGLGELLSNNNTITATNLDIQQGDVRSAGTNYNTPINIATGSNFILFNNNNLFEDVSGTGNIIKNGLGTTNFNNNTITTPALDIQQGTIVLNNSNINAPVTVGNSAKLKGTGAILSNLINNGIVAPGASPGIITVTGNYTTAPGASLESYIAPSASPVAGIDYSQLLVNGTADITANNLVVNAAIGSYTNGAEYQLLTADNGINGEFANYTLNITGPYEAPITYTPNQVLLTIVKKDIPHIPDIPPSLTIKHANSLVDYINSLTNMSPDFIKILDVLDKLPIDERDNAVKSMSPNRNLTANYVNQDMNQLIQGITSARLDIISSHDTNFNAHSNLMATDHNKKDLLSSTKASLINNISSNLNNNWLNSEKHAVWASPFAQFIRQDTSKKGRGYKAKIGGMIIGYDQKLSSSVIGGISLGYYQAMFDHNSHGGNDNKIKGTFATIYGSKTINNSYLNGSLLTAYNNHHLNRQINIPTLATAYATSKHRSYEVSPRVELGYNIKTDCNYQITPFAATEYSIIFENGYTEKGANALDMRVKSGQNHLFTNELGIKLRKAIKLSSEEELNIKGKLSYINKTRSKKHNKIKSGFKEQTASYSSNNYSKAEHQISPSVEIELNKKNGVSVGGRYSGEFSKSFQAHEALFNLGMQF; this is translated from the coding sequence TTGAATACGTTATACGTAACGGATCTGGTCAGCAATAATATACAAATTTTTGACAATAATGGTAATTTCTTAAATAAACTTGATTCTTCAAGTATTCCTCCTGTAATTATTTCACAACCTAGCGATATAGCCATAGATAATGCAGATAATATATATGTATCAGAATTAAGCGGTCGTATGACAACCATTTATAGTACTCCCATACCTATTAATCACTTTGGTTTACCAGGTAGTGGTAAAGATCAATTTAATGGTCCACGAGGTATTCATGTTACCAACTACGGGACAATTTATGTAGCAGATTCTGCTAATCGCCGCATCGTCGTGCTATTTGAACCGAATAGCTGGACAACTGCTGGTACTACAATACTTGGTACGTTACCTCTTAATCAAAATTTAACGTTACAAAATGGCTATAATCTACAAATACAGCCAATGATAGATACTACTTCAAGCACTCCTATAACTTCAGATGGTAAGCTTTCTGTAATTAGTGGTGCAACTTTAACTGCAAATAATGGAAGCAGTATCACTGCTAGATCAATGGAAATTGATAATACTTCAACTTTCAATTTAAATGATGGTTCTACTTTCTCTATTACAGAAGATATTATATCTAATGGTACATGGCAAATTCAAGGTGCGCGTACTATTAGTAATAACGTAACTGGGACTGGTCAGATATCAAAAACTAATCCAGGAGAATTAGCTTTTGATTCTAATAGTGTGACTGCTGATACAGTGAACATACAGCAAGGTTCTTTTAAACTTACGAATGCTACCTTAAATGCGACTACAAATCTAAGTAGCACTGTACCTTTAACTATAGAAGATAGCGCTACTCTTACAGGAAGTATTGTTAGTACAGATAATATTATCAAAACAGGAAATGGTGAGGCATTATTTGATAATAATGATGTGACTGCCAATAATCTAGATATACAACAAGGTGATGTTAGAACAATTAATACTTCCTTCTATACTCCTATTAATATTGCGACGAATTCGAATTTATATTTAGAGGGGGTAAACGTAATGAATAATAATATTACTGGTACAGGGAATATTGTTAAAACTGGAATTGGAGAATCAGTATTCGAGGCAGCCACCAGCATTGCTGCTAATAACTTAAATATAGAAGAAGGTAGTCTGAGATTTGTAGATAGCACCTTAAATATAACTAATCCTATAAATATTGCGTTTGGTGCTGGTTTAGTTATCGATTTTGACAGTGCTATCAGTACTAACATTACAGGTGCAGGTAATATAACTAAAAGAGCTCTTGGTGAATTATCTTTTAATTTTAATGAAGTTACTGCTAATTCTTTAGATGTACAGCAAGGTTCTTTAAAACTAAATAATGTAAGGCTCACTACTAACACTACTATTACTAGTGGCTCACCTTTAACTATAGAAGGAAATAACACTGTTATTGGTAATATTACTAGTAATGCTAGCCTCATTAAAACTGGCCTTGGCGAATTATTGTCTAATAACAATACGATCACTGCAACCAATTTAGATATTCAACAAGGTGATGTGAGATCTGCAGGTACCAATTATAATACTCCTATCAATATTGCTACTGGATCGAATTTTATTCTATTTAACAACAATAATTTATTTGAAGATGTTTCTGGAACAGGAAACATAATTAAAAATGGCCTTGGTACTACTAATTTTAATAACAACACTATTACCACTCCTGCTCTGGATATCCAGCAAGGCACTATAGTTCTAAATAACAGTAATATTAATGCCCCTGTCACCGTTGGAAATAGTGCAAAACTAAAGGGCACAGGAGCTATTTTAAGCAACCTTATTAATAATGGTATTGTAGCACCTGGTGCTTCTCCTGGCATCATCACCGTAACTGGCAATTATACTACAGCTCCCGGCGCTTCTCTTGAAAGCTATATTGCTCCAAGCGCAAGTCCCGTTGCTGGTATTGATTATTCTCAGCTCTTAGTCAATGGCACAGCTGACATTACAGCTAACAACCTTGTGGTGAATGCTGCAATTGGATCGTACACTAATGGTGCTGAATATCAACTTTTAACAGCTGATAATGGCATTAATGGAGAGTTTGCTAATTATACCTTAAACATTACAGGACCTTATGAAGCTCCTATAACTTACACGCCTAACCAGGTGTTATTAACTATTGTCAAAAAAGATATCCCTCATATCCCTGATATTCCTCCTTCCCTTACTATTAAACATGCTAATAGTTTAGTTGACTATATCAATTCTTTAACCAATATGAGTCCTGATTTTATTAAAATACTTGATGTTTTAGATAAATTACCTATCGATGAACGAGATAATGCTGTTAAAAGTATGTCTCCTAATCGCAATTTAACTGCTAATTATGTTAATCAAGATATGAACCAACTTATTCAGGGCATTACTAGCGCTCGTTTAGATATCATTAGTTCTCATGATACTAATTTTAACGCTCACTCAAACCTTATGGCTACTGATCATAATAAAAAGGATCTTTTATCATCCACTAAGGCTAGTTTGATCAATAATATTTCTTCTAATCTCAATAATAACTGGTTAAACTCTGAAAAACATGCTGTATGGGCCTCACCATTTGCGCAGTTTATTAGGCAAGATACTTCTAAAAAGGGTAGGGGATATAAAGCAAAAATTGGTGGAATGATTATTGGTTATGATCAAAAACTTTCCAGTTCAGTGATAGGAGGTATATCTCTTGGTTATTATCAGGCTATGTTTGATCATAATAGTCATGGAGGTAATGATAATAAAATTAAAGGCACTTTTGCAACTATTTATGGTAGTAAAACTATAAATAATAGTTATCTTAATGGATCTTTACTAACAGCGTATAATAATCATCATTTAAATAGGCAGATTAATATACCAACATTAGCCACTGCTTATGCAACAAGTAAACATAGATCTTATGAGGTTAGCCCAAGAGTAGAGCTAGGATATAATATTAAAACAGATTGTAATTACCAAATCACGCCTTTTGCAGCGACTGAATATAGTATAATTTTTGAAAATGGCTATACCGAAAAAGGAGCAAACGCGCTTGATATGCGAGTTAAGTCTGGGCAAAATCATCTATTCACAAATGAACTGGGTATCAAGTTACGTAAAGCTATAAAACTAAGTTCAGAAGAAGAATTAAATATTAAAGGCAAACTTAGTTATATAAATAAAACTCGCTCTAAAAAACATAACAAAATTAAATCAGGCTTTAAAGAACAAACTGCTAGCTATAGTAGTAACAATTATAGCAAAGCTGAGCATCAAATCTCTCCATCAGTTGAGATAGAACTCAATAAGAAAAATGGTGTTTCTGTTGGAGGAAGATATAGTGGTGAATTTAGTAAATCCTTCCAGGCTCATGAAGCACTCTTCAATTTGGGAATGCAATTTTAA
- a CDS encoding SURF1 family protein encodes MNKIKLSPSVSFSIISCIIFFMLISLGSWQIYRLKWKLNVIQAIKTNLSMDTIGNKDLVFNNKAHLNYRKVKIQGKFLHNKELYLYAGNMSPNGKPGYFIVTPFAYETDKFILVNRGFIEAKQKIPTIRSDNTQNKEQIIEGILIPETRKPYFVPNNETKKNLLFWIKLQEISNYLGIVLYNAILLQYNSNEDELQPNKFSLHEIRNDHLAYAITWYSMAIAVLILYFKYKNNFKNKD; translated from the coding sequence ATGAATAAAATAAAATTGAGTCCTTCGGTAAGTTTTTCAATTATAAGCTGTATCATATTTTTTATGCTAATAAGTTTAGGTAGCTGGCAAATTTATAGATTAAAATGGAAATTAAATGTTATTCAAGCAATTAAAACCAACTTATCTATGGATACGATAGGCAATAAAGATTTAGTTTTTAATAATAAAGCTCATCTAAATTATAGGAAAGTTAAAATTCAAGGTAAGTTTTTGCATAATAAAGAATTATATTTATATGCAGGTAATATGAGCCCAAATGGCAAACCTGGATATTTTATTGTGACTCCATTTGCCTATGAAACAGATAAATTTATTCTAGTAAATCGTGGTTTTATAGAAGCAAAACAAAAGATACCGACAATAAGATCAGATAATACTCAAAATAAAGAGCAAATTATAGAAGGTATATTAATTCCAGAAACACGAAAACCATATTTTGTACCTAATAATGAAACAAAAAAGAATTTATTATTTTGGATAAAATTACAAGAGATATCTAACTATTTAGGAATAGTTTTGTATAACGCTATATTATTACAATATAATTCTAATGAAGATGAATTACAGCCTAATAAATTTTCATTACACGAAATTAGAAATGATCATCTTGCTTATGCCATTACATGGTATAGCATGGCAATAGCGGTTTTGATATTATATTTTAAATATAAAAATAATTTTAAAAACAAGGATTGA
- the phoR gene encoding Phosphate regulon sensor protein phoR, producing the protein MAFVSLAAPLAVLIIYLLYGKLTLIDLIGWILISLPSILLLLRPYINDLNTLTKYVEKLSHDHKVKPPYLPYLSNIENLSSAISKLNTSWQNKQVELESFSTENQILVDNLPDIILIINDEMDITRANCIALTTFGLDIVGKNINHIISNNLLLSFIKWSMHDRHLKTLEVALGENSTEPYYIVRIKQFPLINQDKISVMVSMTNITNSKRTELLLTDFIANVSHEIRTPLTSLKGFIEILQTTAKDDFEIQEKFLKIMGEQVQRLTMLVNNLLSLSKAEMNVNILPSTQIDIIQAINTVIDETYGSRKSKNLDILFHTEDHIPLITADYGQMIQLFTNLIGNSIKYAHSNSTITISLKLLKAIPTELMNIISNAKSLIEISIKDISDGIEEKHIPRLTERFYMVNQSRQTGTGLGLSIVKQIIARHQGNLKIESTIGEGSIFTIYLPVEYL; encoded by the coding sequence ATGGCTTTCGTAAGTTTAGCAGCTCCCCTAGCCGTACTGATCATATATCTACTATATGGCAAGCTAACCTTAATTGACCTCATTGGCTGGATATTAATTTCTCTTCCTAGTATTCTTCTTTTATTAAGGCCATATATTAATGACCTAAATACTCTAACTAAATATGTTGAGAAATTATCACATGACCATAAGGTAAAGCCCCCTTATTTACCATATTTATCTAATATAGAAAATTTATCTAGCGCCATCAGTAAACTGAATACTTCTTGGCAAAATAAACAAGTGGAATTAGAATCTTTTAGCACGGAAAATCAAATTTTAGTAGATAATTTACCTGATATTATACTTATTATAAATGATGAAATGGATATTACACGAGCCAATTGTATTGCTTTAACCACTTTTGGTTTAGATATAGTAGGAAAAAATATCAATCACATTATCTCCAATAACTTATTACTAAGTTTTATAAAATGGAGTATGCATGATCGTCATTTAAAAACTTTAGAAGTAGCTTTAGGAGAGAATTCTACTGAGCCATATTATATAGTTCGTATCAAGCAGTTTCCTCTAATTAACCAAGACAAAATAAGCGTAATGGTATCTATGACCAATATCACTAACTCAAAAAGAACAGAATTGCTCTTAACTGATTTTATTGCAAATGTAAGCCATGAAATCAGAACTCCTCTTACAAGCTTAAAAGGTTTTATAGAAATTTTACAAACTACTGCAAAAGACGATTTTGAAATACAGGAAAAATTCCTTAAAATCATGGGTGAACAAGTTCAAAGGCTTACCATGCTGGTTAATAATCTCCTATCTTTGTCTAAAGCTGAAATGAATGTCAATATTCTACCCTCTACACAAATTGATATTATACAAGCTATTAATACAGTGATTGATGAAACTTATGGTAGTCGTAAGTCAAAAAATCTAGATATATTGTTCCATACAGAAGATCACATACCTTTAATTACTGCCGACTATGGACAAATGATTCAACTTTTCACCAATCTTATAGGTAATTCCATCAAATATGCCCATTCTAATAGCACTATTACAATTAGCTTAAAATTATTAAAAGCTATACCTACTGAGCTAATGAATATTATCTCTAATGCTAAATCATTGATAGAAATCTCAATCAAAGATATAAGTGATGGTATAGAAGAAAAGCATATTCCAAGACTTACAGAACGATTTTATATGGTCAATCAATCACGCCAAACTGGCACAGGCCTTGGCCTTTCTATAGTAAAACAAATTATTGCCCGTCACCAAGGTAATTTAAAAATTGAAAGCACTATAGGAGAAGGTAGCATTTTTACTATTTATTTACCGGTAGAATATTTATGA
- a CDS encoding Transposase, translating into MAYSLDLRKKVIHYVNKGYTREEAARIFGIGERTIYRWLSRSKSGNLAATRAAKPWKKLDPIKLLNEVSKNSNWLLSDFAKVFNVSTAAICLAFKTLGITRKKRPHSIVNGMKQNGNYFWQLSQTIKRKI; encoded by the coding sequence ATGGCATATTCCTTAGATTTACGTAAAAAAGTAATTCACTATGTTAATAAAGGTTATACCAGAGAAGAAGCTGCAAGAATTTTTGGCATAGGTGAAAGAACAATTTATAGATGGTTATCGAGATCGAAATCCGGGAATTTAGCAGCCACACGAGCAGCTAAGCCATGGAAGAAGCTTGATCCAATCAAATTATTAAACGAGGTGTCTAAAAACAGCAATTGGCTATTATCTGATTTTGCAAAGGTTTTTAATGTGTCTACAGCTGCTATCTGTTTGGCATTCAAGACTTTGGGGATCACACGAAAAAAAAGACCACACTCTATCGTGAACGGGATGAAGCAAAACGGCAATTATTTTTGGCAGCTATCGCAAACTATAAAGCGGAAGATATAG